The Terriglobales bacterium DNA window TTAGGGTGAAGTGCAGATAATTCGTGGTGCTGTCTCCCAGAATTGTGAACTGCACGCCCGCCGGAACCGTGAGACCGGGAATCCCGCTCTCCGAATCTGTGATGGTTATGCTGTCCGCTGTGGCGCTACCTGTCATGATCCCGATCGCCGCCAGAAGTGGCAAACAGCGACGTCGGAATCGCCTGAAGCAATCCATTTTCGGCTCCTCTCCTTAAGTTTCACGAGCCCGAGGAAAACCAGAAATGGCTGGAGTCAAGCAAAGCGAATTTGTTCGCAAGATAGCACAGCGCGCTTCGATGTCAATGAACATTCCGCACTGTGTCCGATAATGCTTCACATTTGGAACGCTTCGTAAAATTCTGCGCGGATTTTTTTCATCAACGTCCGATAATTTTTCTTCCCGCTTTACTTTCCCGCCTCCTGCTCCGCCGGAAGGTAATAGCCGGCGCGTGAGCGCAGCCGCAGACTGCCGTTCAGTGGCTGAAGGTGAATCGTCCGAAAACGTCCATTGGGCAAGGAATTTGGAGCATGGTAGAAAATGGCGTAACTGTTGCGAAGTTCATCAGCGACTTCTGCGATCGCCCTCTCCAGCTCCTGGTCATTGGAAACTATGAAGTCACGCCCACCGCTTTGCGTAGTCAAAAGGCGTAGTGCTTCATCACCCGGGTACTTCCAGTGGCGACTGTGAATCGCAATGGTGTAGATCGCGAGCTCTTCGCGCTGCGCGACTGCAATCGCATCATACAGGTTGTGTGTGCTGTGGTTATCTTCGCCGTCGCTGAAGACGATTAACGCCGAGCGTCGTGGTTGCCCGCAATCGCGCTCAGTCGAACCCTGAGAGGCTGCGATAATCGCATCGTAGAGCGCGGTCTGTCCGCCATGCCCTGGCTCCAGCAGGACTTCAGACAGACGGGCGGGCGAGTCAACTTCACGCTGCAGCTCGATTTGGGTATCAAACGCCAGCACGAAGAGGCGGTCGTTGTTTCGCATCAAGCTGCCGAGCAGACGGGCTGCTGCCGCTTGCGTCTTCTGCCAATTCTTGTGAG harbors:
- a CDS encoding VWA domain-containing protein is translated as MPVFRRTVGEVHLTLVATDKHGRPIADLHPIDFVLTDQGQRVSIVQVQHAADLPLNLGVVVDLSDSTHKNWQKTQAAAARLLGSLMRNNDRLFVLAFDTQIELQREVDSPARLSEVLLEPGHGGQTALYDAIIAASQGSTERDCGQPRRSALIVFSDGEDNHSTHNLYDAIAVAQREELAIYTIAIHSRHWKYPGDEALRLLTTQSGGRDFIVSNDQELERAIAEVADELRNSYAIFYHAPNSLPNGRFRTIHLQPLNGSLRLRSRAGYYLPAEQEAGK